The sequence tatattttcaatatgtttGTGTTCTCTGGTCAAGGTATTGGTTTGTTGAGGACCTGTTGATATCTTGTGGTTATCCAAGTACTCACAAACAATGGTTTTGAGGTTGAAGCATTTGTGTACAGAAAGGGCATTGTTGTATTAGTTTGTAATTATTGTATTGTAGCATTAATTTGTATATCAATAGGATATAAAATTTGCATTTAACAAGTCAACTCACAGTATCCACAGCCTTGAGGGTCTGGATTAAAATCACAGTTATTGGCACTAGGATGAGTAAGTAGTTGAACTGCAGTTGCTTCTAGTGAGATTGGTGctaaatattggaaaaaaattcaTTCTCCACAGTTGAGTATTTAGGTTGACAGGAGCATGCATAATTCTGACTGTCATACAGTGTATGTAGTGTAAATATATTAGTGTAGAATGAAGATTGATTAATTTAGATTTTTAGGGCATTATAATTGTTTCCTGTGGCGTACCTAAAGGGGGACCGGGGTTGGGGTATTTTTGAAAATGCTCCATTGGCCTCTAAAGCAGGGTTAGCAAATGAAAGTATTTATACGTTTAGAATTACCACCAACTCTTCAATTATTACAAGAATAAGGGGGACGGGGACCTGTTTACTAAACGCAGTCCCCAGGGCCTCCAAACCTTTAGCTATGTCCCTGGTTGTGTCGAAGGGTAGTTACTAGTATATTATGTATACAGGGATCTGTTTACTTGCGCAGTCTCCCAGGCTTCCAAACTCTAGTTACGCCCCTGGTTGTGTCGAAGGGTAGTTAGCAGTATATTATGCATACAGGGACCTGTTTACTTGCGCAGTCCCCCAGGCCCCCAAACCTCTATCTATGCCCCTGGTTGTGTCGAAGGGTAGTTACTAGTATATTATTTATACAGGGACCTGTTTACTTGCGCAGTCCCCCAGGCCTCCAAACCTCTATCTACGCCCCTGGGTGTGTCGAAGGGTAGTTACCACTGTTATGTATACAATACCAAATCTGAGAAGTCAGAATTTTCAAAGGTTGAGTTGGAGTCTAAGCTTTAAGACATCCTAGAGCTAAGCTAACAAAGGCACTTTATCTTCTTGACTTACCCACTCCTTTGGACATACATACTCCTGTAAATATTCAATCCAAACAGGgagtatatgaaaaaaatttagttttccGTATGGGAGTTGAACCAGTAAATGCTAGGTTAAAGTGAGGAAACCATCCATACTCTTATTCCTGATTTTAAATCCCACATGGATAGGTCACAATCCCATTTTATTATTCCTGTTTGGATTTAGATTTAAGAGGAGTAAGTAAATACAAGTGTGAGTACATCTAGAATTTAAATGGTATTTCTTTGCGTAATAAAAATGCATATAATTTCTTGGCGTAATAGAAATGCATATAATTTCTTGGCGTAATAAAAATGCTTATGAAATTTCAGCTATTTTTCAACCATTAGAATTTCAAGGattctttgtaattttcattaagtaATTGTATTATATTTTTGTGAATAAATGTTTTGTTTGTTTAGTAACTTTCATTAAGTAATTGCACTGTATTTTTGTGAATGAATGTTTTGTTTGTTAGTAACTTTCATCAAGTAATTGCACTGTATTTTTGTGAATAAATTTTGTTTGTTAGTAACTTTCATTAAGTAATTGCACTGTAtttttgtgaataatttttttttgttagtaaCTTTCATTAAGTAATTGCACTGTAtttttgtgaataatttttttttgttagtaaCTTTCATTAAGTAATTGCACTGTAtttttgtgaataatttttttttgttagtaaCTTTCATTAAGTAAATGCACTGTATTTTTGGGAATGTAAATGTTTTATTACTAGAAAATATCTATAatttattaattcaatttttatAAATGTTAAATTGGTTTGtgcttgaatgttttcattttttgACACTTAAAGAGTAGCCAAGGGTAAAAATATAGATATCTACCCTCTAAGCATAACTAGACTGACTTTTAGTCATATAGAATCCACATCTAATCATGTAGTTAATTAATCAGTAGAACTGTAGACTTTTTGAGGTCTTAGAGACCTATATAATTACCATTGATTATGGCACTGTCTGACTTGAAAAACATTTCAAGAAAGCAGTAGCATAAaagtatatatagatttacatttcATTAATTTAATCTCCTTTCACCTGGTATAGATCCATGTGTTTCTATATTTAGCCAAGGTTCTGCTGCCTTTTCACTGGTCAGCCTcgtattatttttatgaatcttaCCAAATTTCATTGCTATTCTGCCTCAGGAAGGTACATATTCGACCTATTAATCCAAAGAAAAATTCTTAAGTTCTTCCTATTTGGCACTCCCTTCCCTAGCACTCTCCAGCTATGCGAGGCTATTGTCACCCCAGGTTTACCTTGATGAATGCATGGCTAACCTATTCTAGTTGCTAATTCTGCTTTGGTCGGTAGGATTAGCAACAGCACCCTGTGGTACTCTCCCATTTTGCATTTTTGTTTTTGGTATTGTGCGGTTTATTTGGAAGACTTTATAGTTCCAGTAAATGAGTTATGTCTCCTAAGTTTATTAAAGCCCAAATTTTCTATACTCTCAAAGTTAGGAAAGTTATTTAAGAAGATTTTTTTATCCCCACAGAAGGTATTGTACACCATCTGTTGAGATGCATGCTTGTGGAGGGTAGGTCTTGGTTTAAGGTAGGGTGTAATCCCTGTACTGTCTGGTACTCTATTGCTTCACTGGTAAAATATAGATTTGGTTGTATTGCTCATCAGATGCTACCATGAAAACTAACGGTTCAAATAGTACCTGTTCCCATCTGGAAATTGTGGTGGGTAGGTTCCTGTTTTAAGGTAGGGTGTGATCTCTAGTATACTGTCTGATAATCTATTGATTCAATGGTAAAATATAGATTTGGTTTCTTGGTTCATTAATTGCTACCATTAAAACCAATGGCTCAAACAGCACTTTTTCCCATCTGGAAATTGTCCAACACCTGGCTTTCAAAATCCCTAAATAAGTATACATTATCAAGTTAAGGACTTTTAGAAAATCTGATTGATATACTATATCGAGCAGTTCACAAATAGAATTATTTTTGTATGGCCTTAAACCTTTACTGATTTACTGCAGACTCATCAGTGACCTGTTTGTATAATATATTCAATCTATTAGAACAGAATTGGCTCTactaaatttcatcatcatctcctacgcttttTGAGGCAAAGGGTCCTGGTTAGATTTCGgcaatcgtctctatcttaagcttttaattcaatacagtacttctctatttatcatctctgacttctcgcttcatagtcctcagccatgtaatcctgggtcctccaactcttctagtaccttgtggagcctagttaaatgtttggtgaactcatctctcttggggagtgtgaagagcatgaccaattTTGGATTAGCCAATCAGGGATAAAGATGGTGTGCTGGAAGCTCTTGTGTTgatatcacaagaaaaaaaaagaatatatatatcttGTGAAAAAGTCAAGAAAACAATAATCTTCATCTAACAATAGAGTTTATTTGCCTGCTTAGCAATGAAACCTGTTCAACACAACTTATCTACATTCATGATAAAAGACTTAAAGTGATTTTGAAAATTTATAACTTTTGCAGAGGCtaggaattatttttttatatgttcacTTATTGGTACAGAAATATTAACTATAGAATCTAAATACAAGAGAACAATTTTATTGTCTaattgcattttatatattttgaatacaataACAGAGTAAAGCTGTAAGGAACCGTGAAATAAGAATGATCTCACTACAATATACATAGAATCCAATTTTCCTTATTATATAAAGTTTTGACTTTCACATAAACAAATTTCCTTGTTGGTAAAAACTGTGAATGACATCCAATTACGTAGGCGTACGATGGTTACCTTCATACAGGGGTAACAGGAATACAGGAATAAAATACAGGAATAACAGGAATACACTACTGGGAATATATTACTGGGAACTTGAATTCAGGGGGAAATAGAAGTATTTGGAGCGTGCCGTAAGAATCTTGATTAATTTAAGTTGAGTCGGTTCTCTTCTAAGTTAACATTGGTTATATTTAACCTAGATGACAGTTCCCAACTTAACTAAAGTTCTACTTGAAATATATCCTGTTGGTTCAACTTACTGCGGAAAATAATGGAAGACAAATTAAGTGTGGAATTAACAATAATAGGAACCATATTCAATCTGGTAAAAATATTATGCcataaaaaacaaaaaggaaaaaaaaattgagatgagAAATTAGCAAGAATTGTAAGAATATCATTTAATCAAGAAGAATAATTGccatatttgaaaaaaaacatgattaatAATGTAAACTGCTATTTATACAATAGGAAGCTAGAAACTAGCTTGATGATAATTTATAgtgtaattaatttattattattactagctaagttttaaccctagttggaaaagaaggatgctataagctcaagggctccaataggaaataaaagtccagtgaggaaaggaagtaaactacaagagaagtaatgaacaattaaaacaaaatattttaagaacagttataacattaaaacagatctttcatatataaactataaaaagaaacttatgtcagcctgttcaacatagtcTGCTTACTAAACAAATCAGGCAGCATGATTGCCCAGAatttaaaaagttgaaaaaaagttaaagttgcgggttttaggtctcccctgagacgatctacatTCTCCTCGGgcaaccataagccagcagggactatcactagccccctctagcCTCCCCCCCCaagcgccaccctggggagtaccccccggtagaaggtatCGCACTATCCGCGTCctagcggggacgcgaactcgggacctctgaaacagaagcccgcgacgctaccaacctagctatccggaaGAGATAAGAAgttgatatatttaaaaatgtagGATAACCTACAACAGAATTAGACAAGTCCtgtatttgattagattttttctGACAGGTTTCATTCAGAGCAAGTAACCTCAAAGAATGAGAGGGGATATGTCTTTTACAAACGCCTGTATAGGCTGGCTTCAAGAGAACATCTGAATGAGATTATTCATGAAAAGGCACACTGGTTTATTGTTGTACTACCAGGGTTCAGAAGCAACATACATTATTCATGATATTCATGTGTAGAAATCTCTAAGAAAAATAGAGGAAATATTCACCttcattatttccattttaatATTTGCTCTGCAGTTTTTTAATGTCTGTTGGTAGTATGcaactaaggccgggagcacactagcgactctgtggtgccacaaagccacagcatcgtgtggtagggatgtggtctcccataggtttccattgttttcaaagccacgccgcgcctgtggcggggatgagcgacagagagccacagtcgctagtttgctcggcaaaacttgaaaacaatggaaacctatgggagaccccatccccgccacacgatgctgtggctttgtggcgccacagagttgctagtgtgctcccggccttaagccCACAAAATCTATAGCCTAAATTGCAATGGTTTAGAAATAAGTTAAGTGCAATGGTCTTAACCTGATCAATGCAGTACATGGATAAGTTTAACTAAAATCTAAATCACATAAGCTTCCCACCATCAAAGGTGACAAATGAAAACATACCTTAAAATACTAACacttataatcaaatatataagcACAAGGGTTGTTGGGTTTTGAAGGCATGTATGACTTTCAATCAAACCATTTTACAAAACAATCTTAACCTAACCTACTTCTTGCAATCTGCAGTGTGGCTTACGATTTGCAAATACACTAATTTAAAgctctgtccacacgatcgagcatgcccgacgggcaaacagtgataccaggccacaatagttagtgaaaatgagggttgatgacgtcagaagagggaaaactaaaggcagggatctggcaacactgtatgatgccagatccctgtttgTGGTTTTCcctcttctgacgtcattaaccctcattcttaataaagccctgtccacacgatcgagcatgtccgacgggcaaacagtgataccagaccacaatatttAGCAAGAATTAGGGTTGATGACGTcaaaagcgggaaaaccacagacagggatctggcatcatacagtgttgccagatccctgcctttagttttcccgctcctgacgtcatcaaccctcattcttgcTAAATATTGTggtttggtatcactgtttgcccatcggacatgctcgatcgtgtggacagggcttaactaTTGTgttctggtatcactgtttgcccgtcgggcatgctcgaccgTGTGGCCAGGGCTTAAGAACAACATTGAATAAACAAATATTCACATTTTAACAAAGCGTATAAAATAATAGCGATGCTCAAGAGGCGATCTGCAAAGTTCTTGCAGTAACATTCAACTAGGCATTTTGGCATTTTGTTTGTTACTTCACAAAGATGTGGCACTATACACAAAGACTATATCTGCTATTTTGCTTGGCAGCAACGGTTAGCATACAGCTACTAATTGAGACTTTCAGTATTTTGGATAAGCACTGGAAACTGTTTGATTCATATCTAGGTTAGAAGAACCTATTCCATTCTTTGGACCAAAAGTGCATCTCTAAGGTTTGCCAACTTTTTCTGGCTTTTTCTTTGAAATTTAGTACGAAAATATACACAGTGAAATCAGTTACTTTATTCTACAACTTTAAAAGTACTTCTTAGTAAAAAGTCTCTATTTTTCATCTCAACATTTATATTtcagaataatttcttcaatatcaagattaaatataaaatgttaatataTCATACAAGTGAGAACATGGACAAGCAAGGACTACACTGTAATGCCAAATGCTTATATTTGTTATTGTATTATACAACAAAATgttcttaaatttttaatatttttttattattcatgttaTACCAAAAGAACATTATAAGTTTTTCTTATTTCAGTCAATGTTCATAACCCAGGACGCAAATTGTTCAATTCATTGAGCATCCCCACTAAATGCAATCTAACAATTCAGAGTTAACAATCCTTATGCAAGCATGTAAAAACCAACCAAATACCTCGGTTCAGTTGTTTGTGCATTCTCACTAAAATCAATGTAACAATTACTTCCAATTTATAGTATTAACAACCCAATAGCAATGATCTTGAAACCATCTTGATAGCTCAAAACACGAATGCTTAAGATACTCCAACAAAAGCCAGTCATAATGATCAGGCCATCACCACCTGCATGAAGGGCACTCACCTGCTAGCTCTGCGTACAGCTTCAAAACTATATCTGTTCTGCCGGAATCTTCAACACATCGAAAAGCCCCACTTTTTGGAACTCCGCCAATCATAACGacaatagtaacaacaacagcatTCCCATTGCCTGAAATTCAGCAAAAAATTCTTCAAGAGGGGATGTAGATGCAGATCGCACCCCTCTAATGCCACCAGAGTCAATCTAGTAGCATTGGGTCAAAGACACAATCGGGGCAGTTGTAAATGTGGTGAGGATGACAATATGTATAAGGGTATCGATGAAACTCCCTGAGCGTCATCTGGTGACTCTTCTTCTCCCTTTGGAGAGCGTGCTGGAGACGGTCAATATCATGGTGTAGCTGGTGGGAGTCCATCTCATGCAGGGAGTTAGCTCGTCGTAACTTGATGGTGCATCTTTTCTCAGCATCGAACAGGTCCCTGTTTAGAGCCACTTCGCTGCTCACTCGACGGCGATGTTCCTCCTCTGCATCTGCCCTTGCGTTGTCCAGTTCTTCGCGTAGGGTTCTTGCCTGTTGAAGTAGAAAAATTAACAAAACTTTTATTTAAAGGGCAAAAGTTAAGATTTTGTTTGATTGTTTTATAGCTATCTAATGGTTACAGCTTCATACACTTTTCAGATGTGTTAGAGTGCTTGCAACTTTCAATTTTTCTTAGTCTTCGTGGTACTatttaatgattaaaattaaactttgaatAACACCTATCAGTGTTATATCTAAGTAGCGCAACATATAGTGGAATAAAGGCACACTCCTTGGGTTTTAGATTAAAAAAAGCATATGGCAGACTGTAGAGTGACATTACATTATACCTGCTTATGAAAGTCTTGGTGTATGTAATGGTTCACAATATGCTGCATCCATTTCAGTGTTGGGTGTTGCAAAAGCTCAAAAATAACCAGTTGTATGTGTACTTATTATTTTGGCTTAGAACCCATAAGGCTTCAGGCAAAATAATATGATACTTTATAAAATAAGATACAGTATTATAATCAAGTTCTGTACAGGTATTGCCTTTCTGCTGTGCAATGAAGCAAGCTGCACCATCTTTTACTAATCAAGATCCAACTATCTGATACCTGTCATTTTTTCTGTAATTATCAAGAAGCAAGCGTAAGTTGGGAATGAAGGAAGCCATGGTCAAAAACTTTAAGAGTTGAAATGAAACCAGGCAAGAAGATGGAGATACCAGAGAGGTAAAGAATGGTATTATCAGAAGTTTCCTCTCCTGAATGGGATCGATTGGCAAGGTAATATTTCTAGGAAGGACGGACATTATCAggtaattaaaacagatatttagatATTTGTCATTCAGAGAAGTCTTAAGAGCAGTTGGCCAGGTACTCTCCAGCAACATAAGTTGGCCAGGTACTCTCCAGCAACATAAGGCTTGGAGACAGATACTCATGAATAACCACATCTCCAAATGTTTTCAAGACAAGACAGATGATGATACGAGGAAGAAGAAGGGGCAGAAGATGTAAAAACCCTTTCGCTGTCAGGGCAATGTCTGCCTCTAGAATTAGTCTCAAATGGAAAAGATCCACGTATCGATGAATATCACGTGATGAAATCTTGTAAAGGTTGAGTAGCACATCCATGTACCTTTGAAAGAATAAGCTCAATGTTTTATTCATAAGTTAGCAAAGAAAAAGAGCACAGTGTGAACTTCAGTCTTCAAGTGGAATAAATTCTTCTGCGGAACATCAACAGAAGATAAGGATATCATCACATGGAGCTAAATAGATATGTTTCAAGTCCAAAGATTGTTAATACTTCATAtggagaaaagtaataacatttacATTTCTTATAGTAATAAATGAGGCCTTTCTATGCATTAACCATTCAACACGACATGGAATGCTAGTGTGCCTCATACTTCAAGAAATTAAGGCATCTGATAGAGAAGTAAGGTCGAACTTGATGGTAATGCCTTGAgttgaagaaaaagaaatagttCAACTAATGCCCTAGCTTTTGAAAAATAACCAAATATTTGgaagcaaaagaaaatatttaaggaGTTTATCTTTTATCTAGATATATCTTTAAAAGTGACTAAAAACTGTTGTTAAAGCTAGGTAACAAGATAGTTTGTAGTTGTCAGGCAGCTGGAGATAAGGTTTCACCTCGCCCCTAGCATAACACAACCCAGCCACTTATGATGATTAAGGTGGCATTTTgatggaagatgaaaaatacaaattacttgaaaatttgtcatctattcctgaaaaaaataaaaaccttttatgTTTAATTCAGGAGCCTTACCTCTTGCAGGGGGTTATAGTCTTTCTGAATTGACTGGCAGGTGTTCATCACCACTCATCAGTGCCCTTTTTACTGAACTATGCTGGAGCAAGGAAAGATGGTTCCTGCTAGCTTCTAATTCGCAATACAAGAGAAGTTGAAGATATTAGGACCTAAGTCTGTATATACTAGTTTTGAAAAGAAAACTTTCTACGAGAGAAATTAGAAGTACAGTACCAATATTCTCAAGAACAGGAGATACTATGGTGTAGAATTCAGTTTATCATGTTCATGGGCTAATGCAAGCAATGggattaaaggttgctcatgaatggaagaggcgaGGGACAATGTCATagacatagagactgaccatatatccatatgatcagcactcaagtccactttctactcaagctaggaacatggagggccaggcaatggttgctgataaagGGAATTGTTTCTTTTCCAGACTTTGCTCTTAGAGGGTGCTCTGATGTCAACTCTGTCCCACCCTGTACTTGGCCTGACTGCTGTTCCAAAGGAAGGAAGGGAGAGGAGTTCCTTTCACTCAACCTTACATTTCCATGCTTATTCCATCTTTGTACCTTAGACAAGATGCTTATTTTTATGCCTTAGGGTAGAAAGAGAAAAATGTGGTCTAGTGAAATTGGAGTCCAGCCCTCATTACCCGAATAATAAATAGGTTTCTCCTAAAAGCATTGTGGTCTGGCCGTAAGAATTCTCTTCGTGCGAGTTGttcataaaaaaactttaactataATGCTCTTTAGGCAGAGACAACTAGTAAGATTGATGCCCAATATTGGTAGCTCTTGCCACTCCCAGGGCTAATCACAAACCCTCTTAATTTTCTCTCAATGCCACAAGAAAATGGTGATCTCACACACCTCTTCTTGTGTCTGCTGCTATAATAGTAACAAAGAGCAACATTGAAGTCTAGGAAGCCAAGTTTGATCCTGATACAACCATAAGACTCTCACAGGACACAGAATTATATCATGATTCTCCAAACAAAATCCTGGATGAAAGGGACATTGACACCTTGAATTTTGTCAAGAACTGGTGAGTTCTGAGTCGTCACTTGAAACTCAAGAATGAATGAGAACAAAGATCCCAGTTCTCCGAGTTGTAGACCAGACAAGAGAGGATATCCTAGGCCAAAGTTTCAGGGTCATAAAAGGTGTCCAATGTAGACTTTGGATAATGTAGGGCAAActcaaaagttcaaaattaaatttattggtACTATGCGCATCCCTACATCCATCTATTTAGATCTTATCCCATGGGGTAATTCATATGGGCAGAAGTATTCAGAACTCATAATCATAAAAGAATCCCTTGAAGCAGAAAGCTCCAATCCCTTCTGGCTGAAGACCTGGCTTAAGGTTGAGTGATAGCTTTTCATTGCAGTGATCAAAGGGTACTTCTCTAAAGGAGAGTAGACAGGAAAGTCTGAGACCTGCTTAAGAGAAGGTCTGACCAGAGATAGAACCCATTTATGACACCAAACACAGTGTTGAAAATGTTTTGCCAAATGGAATGCAGATTACTGCACTTCATATCTACATCAAGAGACTATAATGGCATTGGTTGCTCTTCAATTGTCACAGACCTATGGGTCTTGGGTCAGTGTTCTTCCTCCCAATCTATCATGATCCACAGATCATAACTAAAGGCAAGGGGATAGTTTTGATCCCAAGCAAATTCACCCCCAAATATCCCAATCACAAGTGAACCCAAGCCGACAGTATGTAGAACACACGCTTACAGGGCTCTTGTCACCCTGAGGCATATATTTCAATTTCATTGAATTCCCAAGTCTTGGATAAACCTTAACTACTTAATTATCATAATACAGTAATTTTTATAGtaatattttggtattattattgcaACTGCTGTATTTTGatagttttgtttttttaatggttAATCCAAGCTTAACATAATACTCATTACTGTATATTGTAATGGTATACTTACAGTACGTAAATGCATTCCTATTTAGCCCATTGTTATAGAGCAATGCTGCTGCCCTGCATGTCTTACATATTAAAATGTTAATGGGATGAAATTGCATCTTGAATTAACAGTAAACATTTTATACAGAtcagaggaaagaaaaataagtctTGAAAAAGCGGGAAAAATGTGTTAAATCTCTACAATTTAACTTGTTCATCAACATCTATCAATCTAGTAAGTTAGCTCCACATTATTTGTGTTGGTTGCTTCACATAAACACCCCAATATTGACAGTCAGAAATCAGTTTGATTAAATATGTGGAGCAAATAACAAGATGTGGAGTTAACCAACAAGTTTTAATTAGACGAAAGAGATTATACCTCTTCCTGCAGCTTGTCAATATTGGATCGCAGTCTCCTGTTTTCATCGGTGAGGTCTGACGAGTGATCTTTGAGCCTCAGTGTTGTATCGTTGATCTGTTGGTTAGGTATACACAGTGATTACAAGACATGTGAGGAACATATGTTGAGTTTATCACCACAGAATAACACACATTTAGAAAGACGCTAATTGTTCAAACACATACAGTAACCAAGATATATACGAGTCACTTTTTATGAACACGACAGAATTGCCTAGTCCATTATGTGTGCATAAAGCTACCCAACTTGAAGAAAAACAGGGATTTTTTTTGCATAGCAAAACTAGATTTTTAAAACTTAAATAAAACTGTTTGTACCAAAATCCAGAATTATGTACATTAGAAATCCCAATTTCTGAAACCAACAAGCATTGATTTCCATTAAAATAAACTTATTAAAGCCATATTAAATTAATTTACTAGTATCAAACTACATATTTGCAGAACTAAGGTCCATTTACTGAACTGGCATTGGAACCTAGATTTGCAAATTTAGCATGTGATTATTTACAATCCGCAATTAAGAATTGTACCCGCATTTATCTGCCTTACAATTCACAATTACAAAATGTACAAACATTTTCTACATTACAATCTGTGATTATGAAATGCATGTGCATTTATCTGCAATACAATCCACTATTGTGTACTAAATAGAAGTGCACTTATCTGCAATACAATCCACTATTGTGTACTAAATAGAAGTGCACTTATCTGCATTACAATCCGCGATTACTAAATGTATGTGAATTTATCTGCATTACAATTTGTGATTACAAAATGTAAGTGCATTTATCTGCATTACAGATCCTTGATTACAAAATATATGTGCATTTATCTGCATTACAATCTGCGATTATGAAATGTATGTGAATTTATCTGCATTACAATCCGCAATTACGAAATGTATGTGCATTTATCTGAATTACAATCCACATTTAAGAAATGTACGTGCATTTATCTGTATTAAAAACCACAATTATGAAATGTATGTGCATTTATTTGCATTACACTCCTCAattacataatgtacatatatttttctGTATATGAACTCAGATTTGTGAAATTCACTTGTATTATCTGCATTCGAACCCAGATTTACTTAATACACTTGTGATATCTCTACTAAAAAACAGATGTGGGAGAGTCATTTCAGATTTGCAAAACCCACATGCAAACAACCC is a genomic window of Palaemon carinicauda isolate YSFRI2023 unplaced genomic scaffold, ASM3689809v2 scaffold899, whole genome shotgun sequence containing:
- the LOC137637631 gene encoding rab11 family-interacting protein 3-like, whose product is DQVCDGFGRRCGCWALSELELERSRHQATLEENTRYQRHIQDLRDELATLHTTVAELERRYSDLSGRYRGTVASLDEINDTTLRLKDHSSDLTDENRRLRSNIDKLQEEARTLREELDNARADAEEEHRRRVSSEVALNRDLFDAEKRCTIKLRRANSLHEMDSHQLHHDIDRLQHALQREKKSHQMTLREFHRYPYTYCHPHHIYNCPDCVFDPMLLD